In Candidatus Polarisedimenticolaceae bacterium, the genomic stretch GGTACGTCTCGCGCGCCCGCTCGGACTGGCCGGCCGATTCGTAGACCTTCGCGAGGACGTCGAGCTCGAGGAACCCGGACGGTTTCCGCTCGACCGCGATCATCGCCGCCCCCAGCGCCGCCGCGCGCCACGGATCCAACTCGCCGCGAGCGCGTCGTTCGAGCGCGTCCAGGTCGACCCCGCGGTCCGCGTCGATCTCACCCGCGCGAAACAGCGCGACGTCGGCCAGGCCGCTCCACGACCACGACTCGCACGGCAGGCGGAGGACCGCTCCGGCGTACGCGCTCCACATGCGATCGAGCAGCCTCGCTTCGTCGTCGGCCGTCCATCCTCCCGGCGGAGGGTTCACGCGCACCGCGCCCGCGGCGTCCCCGATCCACGTCCACACGAGAGGGTCCGACGGGTCCAGGTCCAGCGCACGCTCGAACCGCTCGAGGGCGATTCGGTACCGGCGCTCGTCGTAGGCCCGCGCCGCCGCGCGGAACTCCGCGTCGTACATCGTGACGCGCCACGCACGCACGCCGAGGAGCGCGAGGATCAGCAGGCAGGCGGCGCGAAACACCCGGAGCACCGGGTCACCGCCCCAGCGCGGCAGCGAGGATCCCCACGACGCGCGCCGCCGCCCTTCCGTCCCACAGCTCCGGTACGCGCGCTCCGGCTTCCATCGCCAGCGCGTCGCCGATCGCCCGCCGCACCGAATCCGCGGTCACGCCTCCCAGTCGGTTGGTGCCCTCCTCGATCGTGACGGGTCGCTCGGTGTTGGCGCGCAGCGTCACGCACGGCACCCCGAGGACCGTCGTCTCCTCCTGGATCCCCCCGGAGTCCGTGAGCACGAGCCTGGCCGCGGAGGTGAGCCCGAGGAACTCCAGGTAGCCCAGCGGCTCGAGCACGCGCACGCCCGACCCGAGCTCGATGCCGGCGCGCGCGAGAGTCGCCGCCGTCCGCGGGTGCACGGGGAAGAGCACGGGAATCGACCGCCCGAGCTCGACGATCGGAGCGAGCAGCGGCCGCAGCACCTCGGGGTCGTCGACGTTGGCGGGGCGATGCAGCGTCAGGACCGCATAACCTCCCGGCTCCACGCCGTGCGCGCGGTGGGCCTCGAGAGCGGCCGCGCGCGCGCGGAAGCGGAGCAGCGTGTCGATCATGACGTTCCCCACGAACGACACGTCGGCGGGATCGACCCCTTCCCGCGCGAGGTTGGCGAGCCCGCTCCGCTCGCTCACGAACAGCCATCGCGAGATCTGATCGGTCAGGACGCGATTGATCTCCTCGGGCATGGACCGGTCGAAGCTCCGGAGGCCCGCCTCGACGTGCGCGACCGGGATCCCCAGCTTCACCGCGACCAGCGCCGCCGCCAGCGTGGAGTTCACGTCCCCCACGACGAGCAGCGCGGCGGGGCGGCGCTCGACCAGGACCGGCTCGAGACGCAGCATGACTTCCGCGGTCTGTCGCGCGTGACTTCCCGAGCCCACTCCCAGGCGCAGGGTCGGCTCGGGAATGCCGAGCTCCTCGAAGAACAGCGCCGACATCTTCCGGTCGTAGTGCTGCTCCGTATGCACGATCGTCGCTTGCAGGCGCCCGTCCTCGCGAAGCGCGGCGGCGATCGGCGCGATCTTCATGAAGTTGGGGCGTGCCCCCGCGATCAGGACGATCTCGCGGCTCAAGACGCCGGCTCCTCGATGGGATCCGCCACGTCTTCGGCCGCGGCGACGAGCGCTCCTCCGAGGACCGCGTACAGCGTCGCCACCGCGGGGATCTGCAGATTGAAGTCCAGCAGCGAATGCACGAGCATCGCCAGGATCGCGGCGGCGAGCGCCACGGTCGTCCAGGAGGGCGGCCCGCCGCGGTGCCGCAGTGCGGGTCGGAGCACCCGCCAGACCACGGCGACGATCCAGACCCCCAGCAGGACCGCCCCGGCGATCCCGGTTTCGGCGAGCAGTTGCAGGTAGTCGTTGTGGGCCTGATCGGTGCTCAGCCACTCGCCTTCCCGATCGTAGGCGGCATAGGCGAGTCGGAACGTCCCGAGGCCGCTGCCGACGGCGGGGTAGTCCACCCAGATTCTCCACGTGCGTCCCCAGATGTCGGAACGCATCGACAGCGACGGGTCCCTCGCGCCTTCGGCGAAGAAGGCGGTCTGAAGGCTGCGGTCCTCACGGCCGAGCCAGCTCGCCAGGCCCACGCCCAGTCCGGCCAGCACCACGAGGACGGCGAGCGCCGGGAGCCAGGCGCGCATCCGACGCGCCGGCACGAGAACGACCGCTCCGACGCCCAGGGCGATGAGCCCGCCGCGGGAGTGCGAGAGCAGCATGCCGCACGTGCCGAGGACGGCAACGCCGCCGAGCAGCAGGAGCCTCGGCAGGGCCCAGGTGCGATCCAGGAGCGCCGCTCGCACCCCGGTCGCCGTGAGATGGCGCGAGGCGCCGCCGAGGATCGCCAGCCCGAGGCCGAGCGTGACCAGAAGGCCCATCTCCACCCATCCGGCGAAATGGTTCGGATTGACGAACGGGCCCATCGGCGTCGCCCAGGGAGGCGACTCGCGACCCCAAAGGAACTGGCCGCCGAACCCGACACGCTGAAGGACGGCGATCGCGCCGAGCAGCCCGGTCCAGCCGGCGATGCCCCAGAGCAGGTGGTAGCGCCGCAGGCGGTCGGCGGCGAGCCGGCGCGCGGCCAGGAACACGAAGATCGGGGCGAGCCACGCCAACGCCGCGGCACGCGAGGCCACGGGATGGATGGAGAGGCTCGAGCGCGCGGACCACGAGCCCCGATCCTCGGGAGCCGTGGGAAGGGTCGCGCCGGCGGGGAGCGTGGCGCCGGCGTTCCGGGCGCGCTCGACGAGCAGGCGCGGGAGACCCGCACCTCCTTCGGGCGGGACGAGACCGGTCTGGAGGGCCGACGTCTTCGGAGCGAGCATCGCCACGACGGGCCGGGGAGCGGGCATCGATTGGACGAGCCCCAGGAGCGCGATCCCGAGCGCGGGACCGGCGATCGCGCCGGCCGCGCCGGAGAACAGTCCCCGTGGACCCCCTCGCCAGCAGACGGCGACCAGCGTCGCGACCGAACCCGTCAGGAGCCACGCAGACGCCCAGCGCTCCACGGACGCGAACGCGAGCAGCGAGGCTCCTACGAGCGTCACCAGGGCGAACAGCGGGAGGTCCCACCGGGGGACATCGAAGCCGCCGGGCGCGGCGTGTCCTCCGGGGTCGGTTTCGGCGGTCATGGGCGGTCGAGGATAGCAGCATTCCCGCGCATCGGGGACCGCCGCGCGCGCCGCGCGACGTCCCCTTGCGCCGCCACGACCCGTCGATCAGAACCCGAAACGGCCGGCGAGCGACGAACCGGGCCGGATGATGCTCTGCGCCCGGTCCGGACCGACGCTCACCACCGAAACCTCGGCCCCGATGAGCGCGGAGAGTCGATCGAGGTAGGCGCGCGCCTGCGGCGGGAGCTCCTCCCAGGTGCGGGCCGAGGTCGTGTCGGTGTTCCATCCTGGAAGCGTCTCGAAGACCGGCTCGATCCGCTTCGCATCCGAGACGACCGGAGGCATCGAGCGGATCGCAGCGCCGTCGAGGCGGTACCCGACGCACACGCGGATCTCGTCCAGGGAGTCGAGGACGTCGAGCAGCATGATGCACGCTCCGTCGAACCGGTTGATCCGGTTCGCGTACGCCGCCGCGACGCCGTCGAACCACCCGCACCGGCGCGGGCGCCCGGTGGTGGTCCCGTACTCCCGGCCGCGCCGGCGGATCGTCTCACCGAGCCCTTCCGGACCGTCGAGCAACTCGGTGGGCATCGGCCCCGACCCGACGCGCGTCGCGTACGCCTTGAAGACGCCGATGACGTGATCGACGCGGCGCGGGGAGACGCCGAGGCCGCCGCACAGGCCTCCCGCCACGGTCGTCGACGACGTGACGAAAGGATAGGAGCCGTGGTCGAGGTCGAGGAGCGTCCCCTGGGCTCCCTCGAAGAGGATCGATCGACCTTCGTCCATCCAGTCGTTCAGGAGGAGCGCGGTGTCCGCGACCCAGCGCTCGATGCGCCGGTACTGCGCGTGGGCCTGAGCGGCGATCGCCCCGGGATCGCCGGGGTCCTCGCCCGCCTCGCGCAGGCGGGAGCCCACCGGCCCGTCCACCATCTTCTGGATCCGCTCGCGCAGCGCCGTCGCGTCCGCGAGGTCGGCGACGCGGATCCCGCTGCGCGCGGCCTTCGCCTCGTAGGTCGGCCCGATGCCGCGCTGCGTGGTCCCGATGCGTCCCGACTCCCCGGCGACCTGCTCGTTGAGGGCGTCGAGGCGCGAGAGCAGCGGCACGATGACGTGGGCCCGCTCGCTGATGAAGAAGCGGCCGTCGAGCGAGATCCCCGCGGCGACGAGCGAATCGATCTCCACGAGCATCTTCGTGAGATCGAGTACCGTGCCGTTGCCGATCACGATGCGCACGTTGTCGCGGAAGACTCCGGACGGCACGTGGTGGAGCGCGTGCCGCTTGCCGGCGATCGTCACCGTGTGACCGGCGTTGGGCCCCCCCTGGTAGCGAGCGACGACGTCGAATCGTTCGCTCAGCAGATCGACGATCTTCCCCTTCCCTTCGTCGCCCCACTGGGCTCCGACCACGGCGCAGTTCGGCACGGCGGATCCTCGGATGGTGTCAGGCGGGATTCGGCGCGGAGAGGAGCGCCTGCACCCGGAATGCGAGAGACTCCCGGATCTGCTGCTTGTCGAGGAAACCCTGGGCCCCGAGCTGGTGCAGGAATCCGAGGATCTCGTCCTTGTAGACGCTGCTCATGGCGAGCACGAGGGTGTCCTTCACGCGCTCGTCCTGCCGGATCTCGCGGAGCACGTCGAAGCCGGTCATCCGCGGCATCAGCAGATCGAGGACGACGAGGTCGGGGTGCTCCTCGCGCACGAGCCGCAGCGTCTCGAGTCCGTCGGCGGCGGTGAGGACGTGCAGGCCGGCCTCGGCGAGGATCTCCTCGCAGGTCCTCAGGATCGCGTCGGAGTCGTCGGCGACGAGGACGGTCTTGCGGCGCTCGATCGTCCGCCACGACCCCGACGACGACGACGACTGCACCTCGTCGAGCCCTAGGTCGA encodes the following:
- a CDS encoding adenylosuccinate synthase, producing MPNCAVVGAQWGDEGKGKIVDLLSERFDVVARYQGGPNAGHTVTIAGKRHALHHVPSGVFRDNVRIVIGNGTVLDLTKMLVEIDSLVAAGISLDGRFFISERAHVIVPLLSRLDALNEQVAGESGRIGTTQRGIGPTYEAKAARSGIRVADLADATALRERIQKMVDGPVGSRLREAGEDPGDPGAIAAQAHAQYRRIERWVADTALLLNDWMDEGRSILFEGAQGTLLDLDHGSYPFVTSSTTVAGGLCGGLGVSPRRVDHVIGVFKAYATRVGSGPMPTELLDGPEGLGETIRRRGREYGTTTGRPRRCGWFDGVAAAYANRINRFDGACIMLLDVLDSLDEIRVCVGYRLDGAAIRSMPPVVSDAKRIEPVFETLPGWNTDTTSARTWEELPPQARAYLDRLSALIGAEVSVVSVGPDRAQSIIRPGSSLAGRFGF
- a CDS encoding O-antigen ligase family protein, producing the protein MTAETDPGGHAAPGGFDVPRWDLPLFALVTLVGASLLAFASVERWASAWLLTGSVATLVAVCWRGGPRGLFSGAAGAIAGPALGIALLGLVQSMPAPRPVVAMLAPKTSALQTGLVPPEGGAGLPRLLVERARNAGATLPAGATLPTAPEDRGSWSARSSLSIHPVASRAAALAWLAPIFVFLAARRLAADRLRRYHLLWGIAGWTGLLGAIAVLQRVGFGGQFLWGRESPPWATPMGPFVNPNHFAGWVEMGLLVTLGLGLAILGGASRHLTATGVRAALLDRTWALPRLLLLGGVAVLGTCGMLLSHSRGGLIALGVGAVVLVPARRMRAWLPALAVLVVLAGLGVGLASWLGREDRSLQTAFFAEGARDPSLSMRSDIWGRTWRIWVDYPAVGSGLGTFRLAYAAYDREGEWLSTDQAHNDYLQLLAETGIAGAVLLGVWIVAVVWRVLRPALRHRGGPPSWTTVALAAAILAMLVHSLLDFNLQIPAVATLYAVLGGALVAAAEDVADPIEEPAS
- the wecB gene encoding UDP-N-acetylglucosamine 2-epimerase (non-hydrolyzing), which encodes MSREIVLIAGARPNFMKIAPIAAALREDGRLQATIVHTEQHYDRKMSALFFEELGIPEPTLRLGVGSGSHARQTAEVMLRLEPVLVERRPAALLVVGDVNSTLAAALVAVKLGIPVAHVEAGLRSFDRSMPEEINRVLTDQISRWLFVSERSGLANLAREGVDPADVSFVGNVMIDTLLRFRARAAALEAHRAHGVEPGGYAVLTLHRPANVDDPEVLRPLLAPIVELGRSIPVLFPVHPRTAATLARAGIELGSGVRVLEPLGYLEFLGLTSAARLVLTDSGGIQEETTVLGVPCVTLRANTERPVTIEEGTNRLGGVTADSVRRAIGDALAMEAGARVPELWDGRAAARVVGILAAALGR
- a CDS encoding response regulator, coding for MTDYPAGERVVKYLCPGCQTIVRIDLGLDEVQSSSSSGSWRTIERRKTVLVADDSDAILRTCEEILAEAGLHVLTAADGLETLRLVREEHPDLVVLDLLMPRMTGFDVLREIRQDERVKDTLVLAMSSVYKDEILGFLHQLGAQGFLDKQQIRESLAFRVQALLSAPNPA